A genomic region of Gemmata massiliana contains the following coding sequences:
- a CDS encoding DUF1559 domain-containing protein: protein MTRSFSRRKAGFTLIELLVVIAIIAILIGLLLPAVQKVREAAARMQCSNNLKQMAIALHSYHDAVNKLPAARDNNNFSAHAYILPYIEQDNVYKLINFTLPYDNAANATAAATKIKTFVCPSDSASSVPAAWAQNNYRVNQGSGILWGLPSTDPSNTNYGFPTPNGPFFVNSATKITAITDGTSNTAMVSEHPVGSFNAGAFSPHNTQRLGQSVGLYPATADEAVQMCESVGYQNAQYNGMYNTGAPWIYGYHSTTVYFHVGPPNSRSCMYPGGRIGTAARSTHTNGVNLAMCDGSVRFVNNSIQLATWRGMGSMAGGEVLANQCPTQRIRPCASTRFC from the coding sequence ATGACGCGCTCATTTTCCCGCCGTAAAGCGGGTTTCACGCTGATCGAACTGCTGGTCGTAATTGCCATTATCGCGATTCTCATCGGTTTGCTCCTCCCGGCGGTTCAGAAGGTGCGCGAGGCCGCCGCGCGCATGCAGTGCTCGAACAACCTCAAGCAAATGGCCATCGCGCTACACTCGTACCACGATGCGGTCAATAAGCTCCCCGCGGCCCGGGACAACAACAATTTCTCGGCCCACGCCTACATCCTGCCCTACATCGAACAGGACAACGTCTACAAACTAATTAATTTCACCCTTCCGTATGACAATGCCGCGAACGCGACCGCCGCGGCCACGAAGATCAAGACCTTCGTCTGCCCGTCCGACTCGGCCAGTTCCGTGCCGGCCGCGTGGGCGCAGAACAACTACCGCGTGAACCAGGGCAGCGGCATCCTCTGGGGCCTGCCGTCCACCGACCCGTCGAACACGAACTACGGGTTCCCGACGCCGAACGGCCCGTTCTTCGTCAACAGCGCGACCAAGATCACGGCCATCACCGACGGTACCAGCAACACCGCGATGGTCAGTGAGCACCCGGTGGGCAGCTTCAACGCCGGTGCGTTCTCGCCCCACAACACGCAGCGGCTCGGGCAGTCGGTGGGCCTGTACCCGGCGACCGCGGACGAAGCGGTTCAGATGTGCGAATCGGTGGGCTACCAAAACGCACAGTACAACGGGATGTACAACACGGGCGCCCCGTGGATCTACGGGTACCACTCCACGACGGTCTACTTCCACGTCGGCCCGCCGAACTCGCGGTCCTGCATGTACCCGGGCGGGCGCATCGGAACCGCGGCCCGCAGCACGCACACCAACGGCGTGAACCTCGCCATGTGCGACGGGTCGGTCCGGTTCGTGAACAACTCGATTCAGCTCGCGACCTGGCGCGGGATGGGTTCGATGGCCGGGGGCGAAGTGCTCGCCAACCAGTGCCCCACCCAAAGGATCAGACCATGCGCAAGTACGCGATTCTGCTAA
- a CDS encoding DUF1559 family PulG-like putative transporter, whose translation MMRSFSRRKAGFTLIELLVVIAIIAILIGLLLPAVQKVREAAARTQSQNNLKQIGIALHGFNDTSGGLPNNGLWGAYNAPNTAWVSSWAYKILPHIEQDNLYKNYNGQVAVKTFVDPARGGSGIAVNGNNGDSNWVGTAQYPVALGPVTTAIGPVTDYAGNWNVITDFQDWAMRKGQVTSNLSVQSISDGSSNTIVVGTKALQTTQRTPRNGWDWDETVNFGGAGGTCRGAFWEGLSGGLPNAGFWNDQARTLAQDGIYGTNNYNHNNSWGSPHSSGCPFLMGDGSVRTIPYSINRTTMGLLLLPSDGQVIPNF comes from the coding sequence ATGATGCGTTCATTTTCCCGCCGTAAAGCGGGTTTCACGCTGATCGAACTTCTCGTCGTCATCGCGATCATCGCGATCCTGATCGGGCTGCTCCTACCGGCCGTGCAGAAGGTGCGCGAGGCCGCGGCCCGGACACAGTCTCAAAACAACCTGAAACAAATCGGGATCGCCCTGCACGGTTTCAACGACACGAGCGGGGGCCTGCCGAACAACGGTTTGTGGGGCGCGTACAACGCCCCGAACACGGCGTGGGTCAGTTCGTGGGCGTACAAGATCCTCCCGCACATTGAGCAGGACAACCTGTACAAGAATTACAACGGTCAGGTGGCTGTTAAAACGTTTGTGGACCCGGCCCGGGGCGGCTCCGGCATCGCGGTGAACGGCAACAATGGTGACTCGAACTGGGTCGGGACGGCGCAATACCCGGTCGCGCTGGGGCCGGTAACGACCGCCATCGGGCCGGTTACCGACTACGCCGGCAACTGGAACGTGATCACCGACTTCCAGGACTGGGCGATGCGGAAGGGGCAGGTGACGTCGAACCTGTCCGTGCAGTCGATCAGTGACGGGTCGTCGAACACGATCGTGGTCGGCACCAAGGCGCTCCAAACCACTCAGCGGACGCCGCGGAACGGGTGGGACTGGGACGAAACCGTGAACTTCGGTGGGGCCGGTGGCACCTGCCGCGGGGCGTTCTGGGAAGGGCTCTCCGGTGGGCTGCCGAACGCGGGCTTCTGGAACGACCAGGCCCGGACGCTGGCCCAGGACGGGATCTACGGAACCAATAACTACAACCACAACAATTCATGGGGCAGCCCGCACTCCAGCGGGTGCCCGTTCCTGATGGGCGACGGCAGCGTCCGGACGATCCCCTACAGCATCAACCGCACCACGATGGGGCTCCTCCTCCTGCCGTCCGACGGTCAGGTGATTCCGAACTTCTAA
- a CDS encoding transglutaminase-like domain-containing protein, whose amino-acid sequence MLRATCAVVVLAALLPAFARAANPDPNQPSTATRLNPVTYDIDFRVIVTAPQGTKVLRVWVPVPLSDQGQEVKPGTFATFPVEVKPTTHTESVFGNTFAYFEFPNPQGAQIISHTFRATVWEQRWDVDPVKVTRVEKWPAVFDPYRRSESRVVVDDRFKKLAGQIAGDKPNPLAELNEIMAWATDNLTYDHSNTSLVASSEHALVKKRGDCSDYHGLCASLGRSLGLPTRVCYGLHLFPKNLPCHCKLEAFLPPYGWVSFDVSETQRLIKALESNADLKPGEKAALVKAAVDRLRKGFRDNTWLLHSKGTDYDLAPKASQKVPLVASIYAEADGKLLPLPDPADPTKREFAWMTAHKYTADRVAPYPFRDWKTLAPQK is encoded by the coding sequence ATGTTACGAGCAACGTGTGCCGTGGTCGTGCTCGCTGCGCTCCTGCCCGCGTTTGCGCGTGCGGCTAATCCCGACCCGAACCAGCCATCGACCGCAACGCGCCTCAACCCGGTCACTTACGACATCGATTTTCGCGTCATTGTGACCGCGCCGCAGGGCACAAAGGTGCTCCGTGTGTGGGTGCCGGTCCCGCTGTCGGATCAGGGGCAGGAGGTTAAACCCGGCACGTTCGCGACGTTCCCGGTCGAAGTGAAGCCCACGACGCACACCGAATCCGTGTTCGGCAACACGTTTGCTTACTTCGAGTTCCCGAACCCACAAGGGGCGCAAATCATCTCGCACACCTTCCGCGCGACCGTCTGGGAACAGCGCTGGGACGTGGACCCGGTGAAGGTCACGCGCGTGGAGAAGTGGCCCGCGGTGTTCGACCCGTACCGCCGGAGCGAGTCGCGCGTTGTGGTCGACGACCGATTCAAAAAGCTCGCAGGGCAGATCGCGGGCGACAAGCCGAACCCGCTCGCGGAACTGAACGAGATCATGGCCTGGGCGACTGACAACCTCACTTACGACCACTCGAACACGTCACTTGTAGCCAGTTCGGAACACGCCCTCGTCAAGAAACGCGGCGATTGCAGCGATTACCACGGGCTGTGCGCGAGTCTCGGGCGCTCGCTCGGGTTACCGACGCGCGTGTGCTACGGGCTGCACCTGTTCCCGAAGAACCTGCCGTGCCACTGTAAACTCGAAGCGTTTCTCCCGCCTTACGGCTGGGTCAGTTTCGATGTGTCCGAGACGCAGCGCCTCATCAAAGCGCTGGAGTCTAACGCGGACCTGAAGCCCGGCGAGAAAGCCGCGCTCGTGAAGGCCGCAGTCGACCGGCTCCGGAAGGGGTTCCGCGACAATACGTGGTTACTGCACTCGAAGGGCACCGATTACGACCTCGCACCCAAGGCGTCGCAGAAGGTGCCGCTCGTGGCATCGATCTACGCCGAAGCGGACGGGAAGCTGCTGCCTCTACCGGACCCGGCCGACCCGACGAAGCGGGAGTTCGCGTGGATGACCGCGCACAAGTACACCGCGGACCGCGTCGCACCGTACCCGTTCCGCGACTGGAAAACACTCGCGCCCCAGAAGTGA
- a CDS encoding response regulator: MSISTSTGSTIVPALAENTSADATLPPPGLRVLCVDDNVDAADSLGTVLEMVGCEVLVAHDAATALARVEQFNPQVCVLDISMPRIDGCELARRLRNRPGSESQLLVALTALGDYNSLERMADAGFDLHFAKPLPPNELYAVLRTFAERGRPEA, translated from the coding sequence ATGAGCATTTCCACCTCGACCGGTTCCACGATAGTCCCCGCCCTTGCCGAAAACACGAGCGCAGACGCCACACTACCCCCGCCCGGTTTGCGCGTTCTGTGCGTGGACGATAACGTCGATGCCGCCGATTCGCTCGGCACCGTTCTCGAAATGGTCGGGTGCGAGGTGCTGGTGGCCCACGACGCCGCGACCGCACTCGCGCGTGTCGAGCAATTCAATCCCCAAGTCTGCGTACTCGACATCTCCATGCCGCGGATCGACGGGTGCGAGCTGGCGCGCCGGCTCCGAAACCGGCCCGGTAGCGAGTCCCAGCTTCTGGTCGCGCTGACCGCTCTGGGCGATTACAACTCGTTGGAGCGAATGGCCGACGCCGGGTTCGACTTGCACTTCGCCAAACCGCTACCACCGAACGAACTGTACGCGGTCCTCCGCACTTTCGCCGAGCGCGGGCGCCCAGAGGCTTGA
- a CDS encoding DUF1501 domain-containing protein: protein MHPLDLTRRQFFGTSGLQIGGLAMALLAGNRASGAAPKAVAPVHPPLPGYPHHAPKAKAVIYLHLNGGPSQLDTWDYKPKLVEQFDKDLPESVRKGQRITTMTSGQSRLPVAPSLFKFSQHGKCGMWASELLPHTAKWVDEIALVKSVHTNAINHDPACTFVMTGSEVPGKPSIGSWLSYGLGSESNDLPAFVVFTPYWSSGAAAQALFSRMWASGFLPGRYSGVALRSVGDPVLYVQNPDGVSEASRRAMLDTLGALNKKSFDKYGDPETLTRTSAYEMAFRMQTSVPDLTDLSKEPAKTLEMYGPDVKKPGSFAASALLARRLVERGVRAVQILHRGWDQHGNLPGEIRAQCKDTDQPTAALLADLKQKGLLDSTLVVCGGEFGRTVYSQGGLSKTNYGRDHHPRNFCMWLAGGGIKGGQVYGETDDFSYNVTEKPAHVNDINATVLHLMGIDHAKFTYKFQGLDQRLTGVEEQHVIKDLIA, encoded by the coding sequence ATGCACCCTCTCGACCTTACGCGCCGGCAGTTTTTCGGTACCTCCGGGTTACAGATCGGTGGGCTGGCGATGGCGCTACTCGCGGGGAACCGCGCGAGCGGCGCTGCGCCGAAAGCGGTCGCCCCGGTCCACCCGCCGCTTCCCGGGTACCCGCACCACGCACCGAAAGCCAAAGCCGTCATTTACCTCCACCTGAACGGCGGGCCGAGCCAGCTCGATACGTGGGACTACAAGCCCAAACTCGTTGAGCAGTTCGACAAGGACTTGCCGGAAAGCGTCCGCAAGGGCCAGCGCATCACCACCATGACCAGCGGGCAATCGCGCCTGCCGGTGGCGCCTTCGCTGTTTAAGTTTTCGCAGCACGGAAAGTGCGGGATGTGGGCGAGTGAATTGCTCCCGCACACGGCCAAGTGGGTCGACGAGATCGCGCTCGTGAAGAGCGTTCACACGAATGCGATCAACCACGACCCGGCTTGCACGTTCGTGATGACCGGGAGCGAAGTACCGGGAAAGCCGAGTATCGGTTCGTGGCTCTCTTACGGGTTGGGGAGTGAGAGTAACGACCTCCCCGCGTTCGTGGTGTTCACGCCGTACTGGAGTTCGGGCGCTGCGGCGCAAGCGCTGTTCTCGCGCATGTGGGCCAGCGGGTTCCTCCCGGGCCGTTACAGCGGCGTCGCGCTTCGGAGCGTGGGCGACCCGGTTCTGTACGTACAGAACCCTGACGGCGTCAGCGAAGCGAGCCGACGGGCGATGCTCGATACGCTCGGCGCTCTGAACAAGAAGAGTTTTGACAAGTACGGCGATCCGGAAACGCTGACGCGGACGTCCGCCTACGAGATGGCGTTCCGGATGCAGACCAGCGTTCCGGATCTCACCGATCTCTCGAAAGAACCGGCAAAGACGCTCGAAATGTACGGCCCGGATGTGAAGAAGCCGGGGTCGTTCGCGGCCAGCGCGCTCCTGGCACGCCGACTGGTGGAACGCGGGGTGCGCGCGGTGCAGATCCTTCACCGCGGGTGGGACCAGCACGGCAATTTGCCCGGCGAGATCCGCGCGCAGTGTAAGGACACGGACCAACCGACGGCTGCGCTGCTCGCGGACTTGAAGCAGAAGGGGTTGCTCGACAGCACGCTCGTGGTGTGCGGCGGCGAGTTCGGGCGCACGGTGTACAGCCAGGGCGGGCTGTCGAAGACGAATTACGGCCGCGATCACCACCCGCGGAACTTCTGTATGTGGCTCGCGGGGGGCGGGATTAAGGGCGGGCAAGTGTACGGCGAGACGGACGATTTCAGCTACAACGTGACTGAAAAGCCGGCTCACGTGAACGACATCAATGCGACCGTTCTGCACCTGATGGGAATCGATCACGCGAAGTTCACGTACAAGTTCCAGGGGCTCGACCAGCGGCTCACGGGCGTCGAGGAGCAGCACGTTATCAAGGATCTGATCGCGTGA
- a CDS encoding DUF1559 domain-containing protein: MNRSTSRKSGFTLIELLVVIAIIAILIGLLLPAVQKVREAAARMKCQNNLKQLGLALHSHHDARGGLPPGKDSNGFSGMAYLLPYVEQQNVYNLLNFSVKANNAANNAARVAEIKILLCPSDPQSAVPAGSAGTNYRFNQGYNILYSGIPDTDPSKSNYGMQPADGPFWDNSTVKLTDITDGTSNTAAMSEKLKGDWSNTTVTERSDTFLLNDYPNNPDWWNTSCDSLDITDLSRQANSDIGQEWLQGSHSDSSYYHTNLPNKRSCKKPSGRVATLAGSAHTNGVNVLLCDGSVRSVSNNISLVTWRALGSRALGEVISNY, from the coding sequence ATGAATCGCTCAACCTCTCGTAAATCAGGGTTCACCCTGATCGAACTGCTCGTCGTTATTGCGATTATTGCGATTTTAATCGGTTTGCTGCTCCCTGCGGTCCAAAAAGTGCGCGAGGCCGCCGCGCGCATGAAGTGCCAGAACAATTTGAAACAACTCGGACTGGCGCTGCACAGCCACCACGACGCCCGTGGCGGGCTGCCCCCGGGCAAGGACTCGAACGGGTTCTCGGGGATGGCCTACCTACTCCCGTACGTCGAGCAGCAGAACGTTTACAACCTGCTCAATTTCAGTGTTAAGGCGAACAACGCCGCGAACAACGCCGCGCGCGTGGCCGAGATCAAGATCCTGTTGTGCCCGTCCGACCCGCAGAGCGCGGTGCCGGCGGGTTCGGCCGGTACCAACTACCGGTTTAACCAGGGCTACAACATCCTGTACAGTGGCATCCCGGACACCGATCCGAGCAAGTCCAACTACGGGATGCAGCCGGCCGACGGCCCGTTCTGGGACAACAGCACCGTGAAACTCACGGACATCACCGACGGAACGTCGAACACCGCGGCGATGAGCGAGAAACTGAAGGGTGACTGGAGCAACACGACGGTGACGGAGCGGTCCGACACGTTCCTCTTGAACGACTACCCGAACAACCCGGACTGGTGGAACACCAGTTGCGACTCGCTCGACATCACCGACCTCTCGCGGCAGGCGAACTCCGATATCGGTCAGGAGTGGCTCCAGGGTTCGCACTCGGACTCTTCGTACTACCACACGAACTTGCCGAACAAGCGGTCCTGCAAGAAGCCGAGTGGGCGCGTCGCGACGCTGGCCGGTAGCGCGCACACCAACGGCGTGAACGTTCTGTTGTGCGACGGCTCGGTCCGCTCGGTCAGTAACAACATCAGTCTCGTCACCTGGCGGGCGCTGGGCAGCCGCGCTTTGGGCGAAGTCATCAGCAACTACTAA
- a CDS encoding carboxymuconolactone decarboxylase family protein: MRFALALLTGLIFVPFDSVFAADPKPTDAPLPIPLTRPEMKQYLEDMKLRKPRIPLPELTEEDKKKLGDRGQGYEGRLRYHYMPNSGDGRGGSGFSFGPSGTEATLDNTFKVQLFWIVCRTNNCQYCQGHQESKLLRAGQKEDEIAALDGDWKSFTEAQQAAFAFARKFTYEPNRLNDADIDGLRKHYKDVEILEMILSMAGNNAINRWKEGAGVPQSQGGGGFGGKEPADPTAKHTYLTPTAEKNKTLVTKVAPLTIDAKTGEPTRQTICRRPELEPRDVVEKELEKARARKPRLPLVDQDKARAIVPDDFPKGDAPQWVRLLATFPVQGKARVASQVSADEKGDLKPLLKAQVSWIVARQDRASYATGLAKQRLIALGQSEDQVYKLDGEWKDYTAAERAQFTLAKKLAASPVVLTDDDVAAAVKLVGPRDVVQLISYVTTRASFDRITESAGLQLEK; this comes from the coding sequence ATGCGTTTCGCGCTCGCACTCTTAACGGGACTGATTTTCGTCCCGTTCGACTCCGTGTTCGCGGCCGATCCCAAGCCGACGGACGCGCCGCTGCCCATCCCGCTCACGCGCCCGGAGATGAAGCAGTACCTCGAAGACATGAAGCTCCGCAAGCCGCGCATCCCGCTCCCGGAACTGACCGAGGAAGACAAGAAGAAGCTCGGCGACCGCGGTCAGGGCTACGAGGGCCGGCTCCGCTACCACTACATGCCCAACAGCGGCGACGGACGTGGTGGCAGTGGCTTCAGCTTCGGTCCCTCGGGCACTGAAGCCACGCTGGACAACACCTTCAAGGTGCAACTGTTCTGGATCGTGTGCCGCACCAACAACTGCCAGTACTGCCAGGGCCACCAGGAGAGCAAATTGCTCCGCGCCGGGCAGAAAGAGGACGAAATCGCAGCCCTCGACGGGGACTGGAAGAGTTTCACCGAGGCCCAACAAGCCGCGTTCGCGTTCGCGCGGAAGTTCACCTACGAACCGAACCGGCTCAACGACGCGGACATTGACGGGCTGCGGAAGCACTACAAGGACGTAGAAATCCTGGAAATGATCCTCTCGATGGCGGGTAATAACGCCATCAACCGGTGGAAAGAGGGCGCGGGCGTGCCGCAATCGCAGGGCGGTGGCGGCTTCGGAGGTAAAGAGCCGGCCGACCCGACCGCGAAGCACACCTACCTCACTCCGACCGCGGAGAAGAACAAGACCCTCGTCACGAAAGTCGCGCCGCTCACGATCGACGCGAAGACCGGCGAACCCACGCGCCAGACGATTTGCCGCCGGCCCGAACTGGAACCGCGTGACGTGGTGGAGAAGGAACTCGAAAAGGCCCGTGCCCGCAAGCCCCGGCTCCCACTGGTGGATCAGGACAAGGCCCGCGCGATCGTGCCGGACGACTTCCCCAAGGGTGACGCGCCGCAATGGGTCCGGCTGCTCGCGACGTTCCCGGTCCAGGGTAAGGCCCGGGTCGCGAGCCAAGTGAGCGCGGACGAGAAGGGCGACCTGAAGCCGCTCCTCAAGGCCCAGGTGTCCTGGATCGTCGCGCGCCAGGACCGCGCGTCGTACGCGACCGGGCTGGCGAAGCAGCGCCTGATCGCGCTCGGGCAGTCGGAAGATCAGGTTTACAAGCTCGACGGCGAGTGGAAGGACTACACCGCGGCCGAACGCGCGCAGTTCACGCTCGCGAAGAAGTTGGCCGCGTCGCCGGTCGTGTTGACGGACGACGACGTGGCCGCGGCGGTGAAACTGGTCGGTCCGCGCGACGTGGTGCAGCTCATCAGCTACGTGACCACCCGCGCGTCCTTCGACCGCATCACCGAGTCCGCCGGGCTCCAGTTGGAGAAGTAA
- a CDS encoding carboxymuconolactone decarboxylase family protein — translation MMTLTLALALSAPGAEPPETSKPVGLTRDEEKALLEKHKKATPRLPMPPADPTNPLARVNNGAFRAYYLPAELRETRPAGTTPGRDADPAMTLDNTFKVKLFWIASRANNCYYCLGHQEYKLLGAGVSDNDIAALDGDWREATPKERAAYEFTRKLTHTPHLVTATDVEALKKHYTATQVAEILVTVAGYNSTNRWTDGLNIPAETDGARFKKDDIRADFSTFKTPTSDKYAKQTTTVAPVKLAARPSLEARDKVEAIWKEKRTATLPLADAKATAEVWANGTAPNWASLLATFPKSTKGRVEGLRAGMEKGALSAKLKAEIAWVAARNDRAWYALAIARERLKKAGVSENDIWKLDGDRKDLPEAEQAALVLAETLTVAPWKVTDEMVERCRKSFKDAEVAEIFYHTCNAAFFDRVTEVAGLPLDK, via the coding sequence ATGATGACTCTCACACTCGCGCTCGCTCTCTCGGCGCCGGGGGCCGAGCCGCCAGAAACGTCCAAGCCCGTCGGCCTGACCCGCGACGAGGAAAAGGCGCTCCTGGAGAAGCACAAAAAAGCGACCCCGCGGTTGCCGATGCCCCCGGCCGACCCGACGAACCCGCTCGCGCGCGTCAACAACGGCGCGTTCCGGGCCTACTACCTGCCGGCCGAACTCCGCGAAACCCGCCCCGCAGGGACGACTCCCGGGCGCGACGCGGACCCGGCGATGACCCTGGACAACACGTTCAAGGTGAAACTGTTCTGGATCGCGTCCCGGGCGAACAACTGTTACTACTGCCTCGGCCACCAGGAGTACAAGCTCCTCGGGGCCGGGGTGAGTGACAACGACATCGCCGCCCTCGACGGCGACTGGCGCGAGGCGACCCCGAAGGAACGGGCCGCGTACGAGTTCACCCGGAAACTCACGCACACCCCGCACCTCGTCACCGCGACCGACGTCGAGGCGCTCAAAAAGCACTACACCGCCACGCAAGTCGCGGAGATCCTCGTCACGGTCGCCGGGTACAACTCGACGAACCGCTGGACCGACGGGCTGAACATCCCGGCCGAGACCGACGGCGCGCGGTTCAAGAAGGACGATATCCGGGCCGATTTCAGCACCTTTAAGACCCCGACCTCGGACAAGTACGCCAAGCAGACCACCACGGTCGCGCCGGTCAAGTTGGCCGCGCGCCCGTCGCTCGAAGCGCGTGACAAGGTCGAGGCGATCTGGAAGGAAAAGCGCACCGCGACGCTCCCGCTGGCCGACGCGAAGGCAACGGCCGAAGTGTGGGCCAACGGTACGGCACCCAACTGGGCATCACTGCTCGCCACGTTCCCGAAGTCGACGAAGGGGCGCGTCGAGGGGCTGCGTGCGGGGATGGAGAAGGGTGCTCTCAGTGCGAAATTGAAAGCCGAAATCGCGTGGGTGGCCGCCCGCAACGACCGCGCGTGGTACGCTCTCGCGATCGCCCGAGAACGGCTCAAGAAGGCCGGCGTGAGTGAAAACGACATCTGGAAGCTCGACGGCGACCGCAAGGATCTGCCCGAAGCGGAACAGGCCGCGCTCGTACTGGCCGAGACGCTCACCGTGGCCCCGTGGAAGGTGACCGACGAGATGGTCGAACGGTGCCGCAAGTCGTTCAAGGACGCGGAAGTGGCGGAGATATTCTACCACACGTGCAACGCGGCGTTCTTCGACCGCGTCACGGAAGTCGCCGGGCTCCCGTTGGACAAGTGA